Proteins found in one Zea mays cultivar B73 chromosome 1, Zm-B73-REFERENCE-NAM-5.0, whole genome shotgun sequence genomic segment:
- the LOC100273644 gene encoding uncharacterized protein isoform X3 codes for MMRAELRPERRRPILFRAQPITAHQTTSFLWSTRNAHVAYQTRPHLPHPDATTACALLAAAMLPYSGDHQRSPPPQPPPRAAFSSSLSPSAAPFPAADPVGPGPGPGRDLPTAPSVYTAGGDWGALSWMEPPASYMAPAATPPGYKGEATPYDIYSRNHFSNLFGLHSLRSESSNLTSEKHPGNWQESSETLTKDFGPSVFHQQQSAFVSKLLDHSGAEDTGPYPPRQDLNQYPFGSTYDKYMTQLSSCSTDTRPHIFSTQYVNSPEMANTTVPLMNDTIGESSFSFSHYMNPCRINLDYFDSVWNEQKGLGYQTTDKQHGKWSNPDDKATVGNYSLNSLGESHLNPEHLGNGRPMQGSSEMKHELGSFSSKVSSSESGFVQPRECSSEFPEVNNTSVDSPCWKGTPAQYQPSFGIIENNGAPPVVIGTVGYINSHQNQKLPELSFEYPWRFCEHQVSGSENDPFKAVKLPERCKISKDHKVLPIDVRVLNDMTTHASYLPDKQHPTTQKCNDSGEDSKNVITSSQQESSCSGRKPILLGEHGGSLTGSISELMSKTVEKEESTHKRGEDPSQCYPGVEGNMLNMSSESSSSNQEDEEELLQSVIQNLTAASSKRSKVEQKNDDGLSNSSQMKFKDINYVRKHFWRSMHEDSEQENADSEFKATVSQVLTNHQEDKVLDNTEVPQASIYRNLWIEAEASACKLKYELQHALLKLETAKGLNDTIKAPDSLEDSKGSNSYIFSNKPQNHGKGTVSCAAAFQGHGGDSRDKQSPVVSRSIFNGVDADVFARFEVLQSRIDNINSLSEIDCGEQKEASKRPYAVEDTVMARLKVLKSRPDNITSLSQGSTKHQLDGSTNSADNVDDTVIARLGILESHPNNEALLGQESSKRQLDARTNREDGIDAAVMARLRILKSRPDNETSMGDANKEQQDACGEQLNGDDLGIVSNGAISNTLSEKCSKFTHSDDHLGEKNSVGVPDTFGDGNSAREKKEVGGSADVATPMRCKGTSDGVSVGSAVHGEDNLGENHVWLQTAGDSHVCTEGSQEAHPISSPVDQYGGSPTEWEHVLKENFFHPGKLANSDP; via the exons ATGATGAGGGCTGAGCTGAGGCCGGAGAGGCGGAGACCCATACTGTTCCGTGCTCAACCGATTACGGCCCATCAaactacttccttcctctggtccACCAGAAACGCACACGTCGCATACCAGACCAGACCTCACCTTCCCCACCCGGACGCCACCACCGCCTGCGCCCTGCTGGCTGCCGCGATGCTGCCGTACTCCGGTGACCACCAGCGCTCTCCGCCGCCGCAGCCACCGCCACGAGCGGCGTtctcctcctccctctccccATCCGCCGCGCCCTTCCCCGCCGCTGATCCGGTGGGCCCGGGCCCAGGCCCCGGCCGTGATCTGCCCACCGCCCCGTCCGTCTACACGGCGGGCGGGGACTGGGGCGCCCTGTCGTGGATGGAGCCTCCCGCGAGCTACATGGCCCCCGCCGCCACGCCGCCGGGTTATAAAG GCGAGGCCACTCCCTATGACATATACTCAAGGAACCACTTCAGTAACTTATTTGGTCTACATTCTCTGAGATCAGAGAGCTCGAATTTGACAAGTGAGAAGCATCCAGGAAACTGGCAAGAAAGTTCAGAGACCCTCACTAAAGATTTTGGACCATCAGTGTTTCATCAGCAGCAGAGTGCCTTTGTGAGTAAATTGCTTGATCATTCAGGTGCCGAAGACACAGGACCTTATCCCCCACGACAAGATTTAAATCAGTATCCTTTTGGTTCTACATATGACAAATACATGACACAGCTTTCGTCATGTTCAACAGATACACGACCTCACATCTTTTCTACACAATATGTCAATTCACCTGAAATGGCCAATACAACTGTTCCATTGATGAATGACACTATTGGGGAAAGTTCCTTCTCCTTTTCGCATTATATGAATCCTTGCAGAATCAATCTTGATTATTTTGATTCCGTGTGGAATGAACAAAAAGGTCTTGGATACCAAACTACAGATAAGCAGCATGGAAAATGGAGTAACCCTGATGACAAGGCAACAGTGGGGAACTATTCCCTCAATTCTCTTGGAGAGAGTCACCTTAATCCTGAGCATTTAGGGAATGGGAGACCAATGCAGGGATCTTCTGAAATGAAACATGAATTGGGAAGTTTCAGTTCCAAGGTTTCTTCGTCTGAGTCTGGATTTGTTCAGCCTCGTGAATGTTCATCTGAGTTTCCTGAGGTCAATAACACCAGTGTTGATTCACCTTGTTGGAAGGGCACACCAGCCCAGTACCAGCCTTCGTTTGGGATTATTGAAAATAATGGCGCTCCTCCTGTGGTGATAGGAACAGTAGGCTACATTAATTCACATCAAAACCAGAAACTACCTGAGTTGAGTTTTGAGTATCCATGGCGATTCTGTGAACACCAAGTATCAGGTTCTGAAAATGACCCTTTTAAGGCGGTCAAGTTGCCTGAAAGATGTAAAATCTCCAAAGATCATAAAGTTCTGCCAATTGATGTCAGGGTTCTTAATGACATGACTACACATGCTAGTTATTTGCCTGACAAACAGCATCCCACAACACAGAAATGCAATGATTCTGGAGAAGATTCTAAGAATGTGATAACTTCAAGTCAACAGGAAAGTTCGTGTTCTGGCAGAAAACCAATACTTTTGGGTGAACATGGTGGCAGTCTTACAGGAAGCATAAGTGAACTAATGAGTAAAA CGgtggagaaagaagaaagcactcACAAGAGAGGTGAAGACCCTTCTCAATGTTATCCAGGTGTTGAGGGGAATATGCTGAATATGTCTTCCGAATCCAGCTCTAGCAATCAG GAAGATGAAGAGGAACTTCTCCAATCAGTGATTCAAAATCTTACAGCTGCCAGTTCCAAAAGAAGCAAG GTTGAACAAAAAAATGATGATGGATTGAGTAACTCCAGCCAAATGAAATTCAAAGATATTAATTATGTGAGGAAACACTTTTGGAGGTCAATGCATGAAGACTCAGAACAGGAGAATGCTGATTCAGAATTTAAGGCCACTGTTTCACAG GTTCTTACTAATCACCAGGAGGATAAGGTGCTCGACAACACTGAAGTTCCTCAGGCATCAATCTATAGAAACTTGTGGATTGAAGCAGAAGCTTCAGCTTGTAAACTCAAATATGAGCTTCAACATGCTCTCCTGAAGCTCGAGACAGCAAAAGGCCTCAACGACACAATAAAAG CCCCTGACTCATTGGAAGACAGTAAAGGCTCTAACTCATACATTTTCAGTAACAAACCACAGAACCATGGGAAAGGAACCGTTTCATGCGCTGCGGCCTTTCAGGGCCACGGAGGAGATTCTCGTGACAAGCAATCTCCTGTTGTAAGTAGGAGCATTTTCAATGGTGTTGATGCTGATGTGTTTGCCCGATTTGAAGTTTTGCAGTCCCGTATTGATAATATAAACTCCTTGAGTGAGATTGACTGTGGGGAGCAGAAAGAAGCAAGCAAGAGACCATATGCAGTCGAAGATACTGTTATGGCGAGACTGAAAGTTTTGAAGTCTCGTCCTGACAATATAACCTCTTTGAGTCAAGGAAGCACTAAACACCAGCTAGATGGAAGCACAAACAGTGCAGATAATGTTGATGACACTGTTATTGCTAGGCTGGGAATTTTGGAGTCCCATCCTAATAATGAAGCCCTATTGGGACAGGAAAGCAGCAAGCGACAACTGGATGCGAGAACAAATAGAGAAGATGGGATTGATGCTGCTGTTATGGCTAGGCTGAGAATTTTGAAGTCTCGACCTGATAATGAAACCTCAATGGGCGATGCCAACAAGGAGCAGCAAGACGCATGTGGTGAACAATTAAATGGGGATGACCTTGGTATTGTGTCCAATGGAGCCATTAGCAACACCCTGAGTGAGAAGTGCTCTAAGTTTACGCACTCTGATGATCATTTAGGAGAAAAAAACTCAGTAGGTGTCCCGGACACATTTGGTGATGGAAACAGTGCTAGGGAGAAAAAGGAGGTTGGTGGTTCAGCAGATGTTGCTACCCCCATGAGGTGCAAAGGTACATCTGATGGAGTGAGCGTCGGAAGCGCAGTACATGGTGAAGATAATCTTGGTGAAAACCATGTGTGGCTTCAAACTGCTGGGGACTCTCATGTTTGCACAGAAGGGTCTCAGGAAGCGCACCCAATCTCCTCTCCAGTTGACCAGTATGGTGGTTCACCTACAGAGTGGGAGCACGTGCTGAAGGAGAATTTCTTCCATCCAGGCAAATTGGCGAATTCTGACCCATAA
- the LOC100273644 gene encoding uncharacterized protein isoform X1 encodes MMRAELRPERRRPILFRAQPITAHQTTSFLWSTRNAHVAYQTRPHLPHPDATTACALLAAAMLPYSGDHQRSPPPQPPPRAAFSSSLSPSAAPFPAADPVGPGPGPGRDLPTAPSVYTAGGDWGALSWMEPPASYMAPAATPPGYKGEATPYDIYSRNHFSNLFGLHSLRSESSNLTSEKHPGNWQESSETLTKDFGPSVFHQQQSAFVSKLLDHSGAEDTGPYPPRQDLNQYPFGSTYDKYMTQLSSCSTDTRPHIFSTQYVNSPEMANTTVPLMNDTIGESSFSFSHYMNPCRINLDYFDSVWNEQKGLGYQTTDKQHGKWSNPDDKATVGNYSLNSLGESHLNPEHLGNGRPMQGSSEMKHELGSFSSKVSSSESGFVQPRECSSEFPEVNNTSVDSPCWKGTPAQYQPSFGIIENNGAPPVVIGTVGYINSHQNQKLPELSFEYPWRFCEHQVSGSENDPFKAVKLPERCKISKDHKVLPIDVRVLNDMTTHASYLPDKQHPTTQKCNDSGEDSKNVITSSQQESSCSGRKPILLGEHGGSLTGSISELMSKSVMNPIAITPRVHTDHLTTGIPHGNIFSAAVEKEESTHKRGEDPSQCYPGVEGNMLNMSSESSSSNQEDEEELLQSVIQNLTAASSKRSKVEQKNDDGLSNSSQMKFKDINYVRKHFWRSMHEDSEQENADSEFKATVSQVLTNHQEDKVLDNTEVPQASIYRNLWIEAEASACKLKYELQHALLKLETAKGLNDTIKAPDSLEDSKGSNSYIFSNKPQNHGKGTVSCAAAFQGHGGDSRDKQSPVVSRSIFNGVDADVFARFEVLQSRIDNINSLSEIDCGEQKEASKRPYAVEDTVMARLKVLKSRPDNITSLSQGSTKHQLDGSTNSADNVDDTVIARLGILESHPNNEALLGQESSKRQLDARTNREDGIDAAVMARLRILKSRPDNETSMGDANKEQQDACGEQLNGDDLGIVSNGAISNTLSEKCSKFTHSDDHLGEKNSVGVPDTFGDGNSAREKKEVGGSADVATPMRCKGTSDGVSVGSAVHGEDNLGENHVWLQTAGDSHVCTEGSQEAHPISSPVDQYGGSPTEWEHVLKENFFHPGKLANSDP; translated from the exons ATGATGAGGGCTGAGCTGAGGCCGGAGAGGCGGAGACCCATACTGTTCCGTGCTCAACCGATTACGGCCCATCAaactacttccttcctctggtccACCAGAAACGCACACGTCGCATACCAGACCAGACCTCACCTTCCCCACCCGGACGCCACCACCGCCTGCGCCCTGCTGGCTGCCGCGATGCTGCCGTACTCCGGTGACCACCAGCGCTCTCCGCCGCCGCAGCCACCGCCACGAGCGGCGTtctcctcctccctctccccATCCGCCGCGCCCTTCCCCGCCGCTGATCCGGTGGGCCCGGGCCCAGGCCCCGGCCGTGATCTGCCCACCGCCCCGTCCGTCTACACGGCGGGCGGGGACTGGGGCGCCCTGTCGTGGATGGAGCCTCCCGCGAGCTACATGGCCCCCGCCGCCACGCCGCCGGGTTATAAAG GCGAGGCCACTCCCTATGACATATACTCAAGGAACCACTTCAGTAACTTATTTGGTCTACATTCTCTGAGATCAGAGAGCTCGAATTTGACAAGTGAGAAGCATCCAGGAAACTGGCAAGAAAGTTCAGAGACCCTCACTAAAGATTTTGGACCATCAGTGTTTCATCAGCAGCAGAGTGCCTTTGTGAGTAAATTGCTTGATCATTCAGGTGCCGAAGACACAGGACCTTATCCCCCACGACAAGATTTAAATCAGTATCCTTTTGGTTCTACATATGACAAATACATGACACAGCTTTCGTCATGTTCAACAGATACACGACCTCACATCTTTTCTACACAATATGTCAATTCACCTGAAATGGCCAATACAACTGTTCCATTGATGAATGACACTATTGGGGAAAGTTCCTTCTCCTTTTCGCATTATATGAATCCTTGCAGAATCAATCTTGATTATTTTGATTCCGTGTGGAATGAACAAAAAGGTCTTGGATACCAAACTACAGATAAGCAGCATGGAAAATGGAGTAACCCTGATGACAAGGCAACAGTGGGGAACTATTCCCTCAATTCTCTTGGAGAGAGTCACCTTAATCCTGAGCATTTAGGGAATGGGAGACCAATGCAGGGATCTTCTGAAATGAAACATGAATTGGGAAGTTTCAGTTCCAAGGTTTCTTCGTCTGAGTCTGGATTTGTTCAGCCTCGTGAATGTTCATCTGAGTTTCCTGAGGTCAATAACACCAGTGTTGATTCACCTTGTTGGAAGGGCACACCAGCCCAGTACCAGCCTTCGTTTGGGATTATTGAAAATAATGGCGCTCCTCCTGTGGTGATAGGAACAGTAGGCTACATTAATTCACATCAAAACCAGAAACTACCTGAGTTGAGTTTTGAGTATCCATGGCGATTCTGTGAACACCAAGTATCAGGTTCTGAAAATGACCCTTTTAAGGCGGTCAAGTTGCCTGAAAGATGTAAAATCTCCAAAGATCATAAAGTTCTGCCAATTGATGTCAGGGTTCTTAATGACATGACTACACATGCTAGTTATTTGCCTGACAAACAGCATCCCACAACACAGAAATGCAATGATTCTGGAGAAGATTCTAAGAATGTGATAACTTCAAGTCAACAGGAAAGTTCGTGTTCTGGCAGAAAACCAATACTTTTGGGTGAACATGGTGGCAGTCTTACAGGAAGCATAAGTGAACTAATGAGTAAAAGTGTGATGAATCCTATTGCTATTACTCCTAGAGTTCATACTGATCATTTAACAACAGGAATCCCACATGGAAATATTTTTTCTGCAGCGgtggagaaagaagaaagcactcACAAGAGAGGTGAAGACCCTTCTCAATGTTATCCAGGTGTTGAGGGGAATATGCTGAATATGTCTTCCGAATCCAGCTCTAGCAATCAG GAAGATGAAGAGGAACTTCTCCAATCAGTGATTCAAAATCTTACAGCTGCCAGTTCCAAAAGAAGCAAG GTTGAACAAAAAAATGATGATGGATTGAGTAACTCCAGCCAAATGAAATTCAAAGATATTAATTATGTGAGGAAACACTTTTGGAGGTCAATGCATGAAGACTCAGAACAGGAGAATGCTGATTCAGAATTTAAGGCCACTGTTTCACAG GTTCTTACTAATCACCAGGAGGATAAGGTGCTCGACAACACTGAAGTTCCTCAGGCATCAATCTATAGAAACTTGTGGATTGAAGCAGAAGCTTCAGCTTGTAAACTCAAATATGAGCTTCAACATGCTCTCCTGAAGCTCGAGACAGCAAAAGGCCTCAACGACACAATAAAAG CCCCTGACTCATTGGAAGACAGTAAAGGCTCTAACTCATACATTTTCAGTAACAAACCACAGAACCATGGGAAAGGAACCGTTTCATGCGCTGCGGCCTTTCAGGGCCACGGAGGAGATTCTCGTGACAAGCAATCTCCTGTTGTAAGTAGGAGCATTTTCAATGGTGTTGATGCTGATGTGTTTGCCCGATTTGAAGTTTTGCAGTCCCGTATTGATAATATAAACTCCTTGAGTGAGATTGACTGTGGGGAGCAGAAAGAAGCAAGCAAGAGACCATATGCAGTCGAAGATACTGTTATGGCGAGACTGAAAGTTTTGAAGTCTCGTCCTGACAATATAACCTCTTTGAGTCAAGGAAGCACTAAACACCAGCTAGATGGAAGCACAAACAGTGCAGATAATGTTGATGACACTGTTATTGCTAGGCTGGGAATTTTGGAGTCCCATCCTAATAATGAAGCCCTATTGGGACAGGAAAGCAGCAAGCGACAACTGGATGCGAGAACAAATAGAGAAGATGGGATTGATGCTGCTGTTATGGCTAGGCTGAGAATTTTGAAGTCTCGACCTGATAATGAAACCTCAATGGGCGATGCCAACAAGGAGCAGCAAGACGCATGTGGTGAACAATTAAATGGGGATGACCTTGGTATTGTGTCCAATGGAGCCATTAGCAACACCCTGAGTGAGAAGTGCTCTAAGTTTACGCACTCTGATGATCATTTAGGAGAAAAAAACTCAGTAGGTGTCCCGGACACATTTGGTGATGGAAACAGTGCTAGGGAGAAAAAGGAGGTTGGTGGTTCAGCAGATGTTGCTACCCCCATGAGGTGCAAAGGTACATCTGATGGAGTGAGCGTCGGAAGCGCAGTACATGGTGAAGATAATCTTGGTGAAAACCATGTGTGGCTTCAAACTGCTGGGGACTCTCATGTTTGCACAGAAGGGTCTCAGGAAGCGCACCCAATCTCCTCTCCAGTTGACCAGTATGGTGGTTCACCTACAGAGTGGGAGCACGTGCTGAAGGAGAATTTCTTCCATCCAGGCAAATTGGCGAATTCTGACCCATAA
- the LOC100273644 gene encoding uncharacterized protein isoform X5 codes for MMRAELRPERRRPILFRAQPITAHQTTSFLWSTRNAHVAYQTRPHLPHPDATTACALLAAAMLPYSGDHQRSPPPQPPPRAAFSSSLSPSAAPFPAADPVGPGPGPGRDLPTAPSVYTAGGDWGALSWMEPPASYMAPAATPPGYKAVEKEESTHKRGEDPSQCYPGVEGNMLNMSSESSSSNQEDEEELLQSVIQNLTAASSKRSKVEQKNDDGLSNSSQMKFKDINYVRKHFWRSMHEDSEQENADSEFKATVSQVLTNHQEDKVLDNTEVPQASIYRNLWIEAEASACKLKYELQHALLKLETAKGLNDTIKAPDSLEDSKGSNSYIFSNKPQNHGKGTVSCAAAFQGHGGDSRDKQSPVVSRSIFNGVDADVFARFEVLQSRIDNINSLSEIDCGEQKEASKRPYAVEDTVMARLKVLKSRPDNITSLSQGSTKHQLDGSTNSADNVDDTVIARLGILESHPNNEALLGQESSKRQLDARTNREDGIDAAVMARLRILKSRPDNETSMGDANKEQQDACGEQLNGDDLGIVSNGAISNTLSEKCSKFTHSDDHLGEKNSVGVPDTFGDGNSAREKKEVGGSADVATPMRCKGTSDGVSVGSAVHGEDNLGENHVWLQTAGDSHVCTEGSQEAHPISSPVDQYGGSPTEWEHVLKENFFHPGKLANSDP; via the exons ATGATGAGGGCTGAGCTGAGGCCGGAGAGGCGGAGACCCATACTGTTCCGTGCTCAACCGATTACGGCCCATCAaactacttccttcctctggtccACCAGAAACGCACACGTCGCATACCAGACCAGACCTCACCTTCCCCACCCGGACGCCACCACCGCCTGCGCCCTGCTGGCTGCCGCGATGCTGCCGTACTCCGGTGACCACCAGCGCTCTCCGCCGCCGCAGCCACCGCCACGAGCGGCGTtctcctcctccctctccccATCCGCCGCGCCCTTCCCCGCCGCTGATCCGGTGGGCCCGGGCCCAGGCCCCGGCCGTGATCTGCCCACCGCCCCGTCCGTCTACACGGCGGGCGGGGACTGGGGCGCCCTGTCGTGGATGGAGCCTCCCGCGAGCTACATGGCCCCCGCCGCCACGCCGCCGGGTTATAAAG CGgtggagaaagaagaaagcactcACAAGAGAGGTGAAGACCCTTCTCAATGTTATCCAGGTGTTGAGGGGAATATGCTGAATATGTCTTCCGAATCCAGCTCTAGCAATCAG GAAGATGAAGAGGAACTTCTCCAATCAGTGATTCAAAATCTTACAGCTGCCAGTTCCAAAAGAAGCAAG GTTGAACAAAAAAATGATGATGGATTGAGTAACTCCAGCCAAATGAAATTCAAAGATATTAATTATGTGAGGAAACACTTTTGGAGGTCAATGCATGAAGACTCAGAACAGGAGAATGCTGATTCAGAATTTAAGGCCACTGTTTCACAG GTTCTTACTAATCACCAGGAGGATAAGGTGCTCGACAACACTGAAGTTCCTCAGGCATCAATCTATAGAAACTTGTGGATTGAAGCAGAAGCTTCAGCTTGTAAACTCAAATATGAGCTTCAACATGCTCTCCTGAAGCTCGAGACAGCAAAAGGCCTCAACGACACAATAAAAG CCCCTGACTCATTGGAAGACAGTAAAGGCTCTAACTCATACATTTTCAGTAACAAACCACAGAACCATGGGAAAGGAACCGTTTCATGCGCTGCGGCCTTTCAGGGCCACGGAGGAGATTCTCGTGACAAGCAATCTCCTGTTGTAAGTAGGAGCATTTTCAATGGTGTTGATGCTGATGTGTTTGCCCGATTTGAAGTTTTGCAGTCCCGTATTGATAATATAAACTCCTTGAGTGAGATTGACTGTGGGGAGCAGAAAGAAGCAAGCAAGAGACCATATGCAGTCGAAGATACTGTTATGGCGAGACTGAAAGTTTTGAAGTCTCGTCCTGACAATATAACCTCTTTGAGTCAAGGAAGCACTAAACACCAGCTAGATGGAAGCACAAACAGTGCAGATAATGTTGATGACACTGTTATTGCTAGGCTGGGAATTTTGGAGTCCCATCCTAATAATGAAGCCCTATTGGGACAGGAAAGCAGCAAGCGACAACTGGATGCGAGAACAAATAGAGAAGATGGGATTGATGCTGCTGTTATGGCTAGGCTGAGAATTTTGAAGTCTCGACCTGATAATGAAACCTCAATGGGCGATGCCAACAAGGAGCAGCAAGACGCATGTGGTGAACAATTAAATGGGGATGACCTTGGTATTGTGTCCAATGGAGCCATTAGCAACACCCTGAGTGAGAAGTGCTCTAAGTTTACGCACTCTGATGATCATTTAGGAGAAAAAAACTCAGTAGGTGTCCCGGACACATTTGGTGATGGAAACAGTGCTAGGGAGAAAAAGGAGGTTGGTGGTTCAGCAGATGTTGCTACCCCCATGAGGTGCAAAGGTACATCTGATGGAGTGAGCGTCGGAAGCGCAGTACATGGTGAAGATAATCTTGGTGAAAACCATGTGTGGCTTCAAACTGCTGGGGACTCTCATGTTTGCACAGAAGGGTCTCAGGAAGCGCACCCAATCTCCTCTCCAGTTGACCAGTATGGTGGTTCACCTACAGAGTGGGAGCACGTGCTGAAGGAGAATTTCTTCCATCCAGGCAAATTGGCGAATTCTGACCCATAA